One Papaver somniferum cultivar HN1 chromosome 10, ASM357369v1, whole genome shotgun sequence genomic window carries:
- the LOC113319376 gene encoding indole-3-acetic acid-amido synthetase GH3.6-like yields the protein MEAIAAIDDSVSVVKNSSTANTCTNTSDERYHDEKNKEALQFIEEVTINADKVQNQVLTEILSRNAQVEYLQRHGLDGYTDRKTFKRVMPVVSYEDVKTDIDLLIAKGNISSILCASPVSQFFRSTGTSSGVSKLMPTTEEQAEKSWHFWCLLMPVLNQHISDLNRGKAMQIFLVSPCIPTPGGLISSAASTGLFKSSNFKNLFSNIDPYRNYTSPLETILCEDTYQSLYSQLVCGLYQNNQVLRIAFIFASGFIEAVKCLQQHWTLFCDDIRFGTIAADHTIITDPLVKKAVMKILVKPNPELADFIENECRRNSSWEGIVSRLWPNAKCVDTIITGTMSHHIPNIDCYSNGLPIVSTMYACSECFLGINLNPLTNPHEVSYTLIPTMAYFEFVPIVDGDDHQNDNCNQEEEQHHEELVDLIDVELGREYELVVTNYAGLYRYKVGDVLRVSGFKNNAPQFNFMRRRSVVLSIDMDKTNEIELQNAVKKAADHLMISSNVSLVEYTSFADTSTNPGHYVLYWELQCNNNNAVIPHTVFEECCLIMEQFLGYEYRNMRANKKLVGPLEIKIVETGTFGKLKDHAIHQGSSVTQYKTPRCMKLGPKFDLLNSMVLSSSFSPRCPQL from the exons ATGGAGGCAATTGCTGCAATAGATGATTCTGTATCTGTTGTTAAAAATAGTAGTACTGCCAACACCTGCACCAATACTTCTGATGAACGCTACCACGATGAGAAGAACAAGGAAGCACTCCAATTCATCGAGGAAGTTACAATTAATGCTGATAAAGTCCAAAATCAAGTTCTGACAGAAATCTTATCTCGTAATGCTCAAGTCGAGTACTTACAAAGACATGGTTTAGATGGATATACAGATCGGAAGACATTTAAGAGAGTCATGCCCGTGGTTAGCTACGAAGATGTTAAAACTGATATTGATCTGCTCATAGCTAAAGGTAACATTTCCTCAATTCTCTGCGCATCTCCTGTTTCTCAGTTTTTTCGTAGCACAGGAACTTCGTCTGGAGTGAGTAAATTAATGCCAACAACAGAAGAACAAGCTGAGAAATCATGGCACTTTTGGTGCCTCTTAATGCCAGTCTTAAATCAGCATATTTCTGATTTAAACAGAGGAAAGGCGATGCAAATATTTCTTGTAAGTCCGTGTATTCCGACACCAGGAGGATTGATATCGTCTGCAGCTTCTACAGGCCTCTTCAAAAGCTCcaatttcaaaaatctatttagtAATATTGATCCTTACCGCAACTACACTAGCCCTTTAGAAACCATTTTATGTGAAGATACTTATCAAAGTCTGTATTCTCAATTAGTTTGTGGCCTCTATCAGAACAATCAAGTTCTTCGAATAGCATTCATTTTCGCTTCGGGTTTTATCGAAGCCGTCAAGTGCTTACAGCAACACTGGACCCTTTTCTGTGATGACATCCGATTTGGAACTATAGCAGCAGACCACACCATAATCACCGACCCATTGGTGAAAAAAGCAGTCATGAAAATACTAGTCAAACCCAACCCCGAACTTGCTGATTTCATCGAGAATGAGTGTAGGAGAAATTCATCATGGGAAGGCATAGTATCTAGGTTATGGCCGAATGCTAAATGTGTCGACACTATCATTACTGGAACAATGTCTCATCATATCCCTAACATTGATTGTTATAGTAATGGACTCCCAATTGTTAGCACAATGTACGCGTGTTCAGAATGCTTCTTAGGTATAAACCTTAACCCTCTAACTAATCCACATGAAGTTTCTTACACCCTAATCCCTACAATGGCGTATTTTGAGTTCGTGCCAATAGTGGACGGAGACGACCATCAAAATGACAACTGCAACCAGGAGGAAGAACAGCATCATGAAGAACTAGTTGATCTTATCGATGTTGAGCTTGGACGTGAATATGAGCTTGTTGTTACCAATTATGCAG GACTTTATCGGTATAAAGTTGGAGACGTGCTACGAGTCTCTGGGTTCAAGAACAATGCTCCTCAGTTCAATTTCATGAGGAGAAGAAGTGTAGTTCTAAGCATTGATATGGATAAGACAAACGAAATTGAGCTTCAAAACGCCGTGAAAAAAGCAGCTGACCATCTAATGATTTCCTCAAATGTGTCTCTTGTTGAGTACACTAGTTTTGCTGATACATCAACTAATCCAGGCCACTATGTACTCTACTGGGAACTTCAGTGCAACAATAACAATGCCGTAATTCCTCACACAGTGTTTGAGGAATGCTGTCTCATAATGGAACAATTCCTAGGTTATGAGTATCGTAATATGCGAGCTAACAAGAAATTAGTCGGACCCTTAGAGATAAAGATAGTCGAGACAGGAACGTTTGGTAAGCTCAAGGATCATGCAATCCACCAAGGTTCTTCAGTTACTCAATACAAAACACCTCGATGCATGAAACTCGGTCCCAAATTCGATCTCCTAAACTCTATGGTTCTTTCAAGCTCCTTCAGTCCGAGGTGCCCACAGCTATGA